The genomic DNA ttgatctggttgtatccgctaaacccatccatgaaactcagcatctcatgtccagcagtggcgtcaatcaaagtatcaattctaggcagcggaaagcagtctttggggcatgcatcattcagatcagtgaagtctatacacatcctccactttccattagccttctttaccattacagggtttgctaaccactccggaaattgaatctcctcaatgaaaccagcctctaagagcttttccacttcctgctttatagcctcttgtctttccggggcaaaatttcttttcttttgtttcactatcttccggcttggatctacgtttagcttgtgagtaattaactccgggtctatgcctggcatatcagctgctgaccatgcaaacacatcactattttcttgcaaaaatttcactaacttccctctaaggggctcctctaatgtggctccaatggaagtcgtcctctcaggattctcggggtctaaaggaaccgaaactaattcttctgctggccttcctctattctcatcattttctcgaacatccatatcttcaataggaagaacctgccccccgaccccatctgccctcaaagaggccacataacagcttctagccattttttgatctcctctctcttctccaatcccgtttcgggtgggaaacttcatgactgaatggtaggaagaggggactgccttaaaggcatgtatccctgttctccccatgatagcattataagttgaactagcctttaccaccacgaaatccagcatctgcgttgcttgccttggctccgtacctatggtggttggcaatttgattatcccttccacaggacattctactccagcaaatccatatatcggcatgtcggttggtgtcaactgggagtcgttataccccatccttagaaaggtgtcctggagcaagatatccacagaagcaccattatccacaaggaccctcttaacccggctatttcctattattggtgttatgaccagcgggtcgtcatggggaaacttcacaccctctgggtcggaatcatcaaaagccaatgttacttctgtcctggccctcttcggggcttctccaacaatatgcataacctctgtagtatatgcctttctggaatttttggacaatccagcagcagttggacctccaaagatcgtgtttatcacaggccctcgaggtctcggccctccataaatggtgtttataactggtcctctaggctgggggtttcgcccctgatcgtcttggtccctcctacgatcctcaaagttcttccttccattattattcctatcccctccttctccagtgtatttgttcaatcttccttttcgaatgaggaactcaatttcatctttcaattgcctacactcatcagtgtcatggccaacatctttgtgaaacctgcaatacttgctcttatctagcttggcgggatcagccttcaagggcttaggccagtgaacatctctgtctttctcaatctccatcaaaatctgacttctaggagcattaagcttagcgtattcagtgaacttttgcccaggtcctcccttcttgggggttgaatcaggattttgCTCGGTTCTAtgatatttgtcctttgcaatatattctaaattagtttttcgcttcttgcctccagtgggctcattacttactatggtcttcctcatgctttcttcaaccttgatatacttccctgccctctcttggagttgcaacatgttttcagggggacgtttggccaaggacatcttgaaaaactcatccctggttccttgttgtagtgctatcatggctaccttatcatcaaggtctgggacttttaaagcctcctttgtaaaacgattcaggtaatctctcaaggattccttagctccttgcacaagactcataagggatgctgaacttttctcatggactcttccactgatgaattgcttaataaaagcctgacttaattctctgaacgatccaatagaatttgggggcaggcgactgtaccatctttgagccatacccgacagggtttgagggaaggcccgacactttatagcatcattcacgggttgcagcagcagtgcattagagaatgtcctaacatgattagcggggtctcccgtgccatcataggctttgatagtgggcatcttgaatttccttgagatatgggcattcattatctcttctgtgaagggtggagttggatcgtcaggatctccaaggggaaggagattgcttggatcagttcttgggacaacagcccttcttcttaccggaccatccaggtctatgacaggaggaggatttctccccctaggaggtatctggggtctggtggcctggtgagcctccaaatcacgcctcagcctttggatttcagcctcatgagccctgatcctttcctgcacttcttggggattcgcccctggggtgttttgggggcgttgccttccatcggccattggctcttttccaggacgccttcttctcggggccacttcatcatccgaagattcggagtctctctcagtataaggaccagaaaattcccgatcctcaggaataggacccaaacctcgtatatagggggtgactgccctcgtgcttcgcctcgcccagcatatccgcttcctccaacctcagggcgaaggggcatcccataaggggggttagtagtaacaacagttgaatattcatacccgacgggtcgagaattcacaggtatatgtacttgttgaacttgaggattcgtaccttgaatagtcgggggagttgtcccttgtggctgaggttgagttgcccctgtctgggcttccccctgagtagatgcataagttgaatggggaggaacctccacggttgatgaaatcacctgggttgtctctgatggtgttccttcctctagagctccaattgttctccgtgttctcgccatggttgttgttgcgttttcccacagacggcgccaaatgttatggataaaaaactaaggttattacttgctgtatttattactaagattcgggagctcaaggcctttaatggctgctctcgtgtttcgtggctcgatctgcctttacgagatgcctacgtatctccgttagagaatcaagccaaacaacgtagttctgattggtgggggtgagaccccttatatagatgttgggagtccttgaattggacttggtataggagacttggtgggcaagtctcataattagaatggactttggagtcctagatagtaggaaactgattccttatccttttaggtccccttgaggctaatctccaaggatttatatccttatcgggactcttctcaacatctgatttgtcccttattaattaattatgaaattaattaataatcagggcttttgggccttttttattccatcaggcctgatctggtccatcaggcttaacctttctggtctgagtatcatatatctttttattgggcctagcagcccacaatttgtacaattaatgcagtatttaattatacaatcataatttatttatccctgtCAACCATATATACACCAATCGATTTGTTTTTCAACGATCTACACGTTGGTAACATCAGtttcatctaataacccctaacaaagaaacgcctaattttcaattaagaacattcaaacacataaaaCCTAATTTTATtaatccgagaatcaaactcaattttctatatgttattgaactccaaattcatcatataatataccaaaatgactaggacaaaattatctacatgattcaagcatcaaatcgtataaacaacatcaacataaaaaattcctcttttaatcactaattaattcgaattaaaataaataaataagaaaataaccttgatttatGCACTGAAATGGATGGTTGATTCTGCAAGAGCTTTTCAagagcttcgattcggtatatggcacgctcgattttgagttcgataacgccttcggatttgagtttgattttcaagaacgcgacgattaattagggttttctctgtattttctatgTTTTTACTAATCGATTATGATtaaatgaaaaaaaatgaaataagatcaaggctatttatatttatagaatattaaTACTCATTGGATCGTATTGGTtcgaaaaataagttacttagccgctaagtaactgtaaaaacgatccgatttgatacctatattggataattatccaaaccgggcttcttataaaacaatttatacgaaaataatataataatatcccgtctttcgagaatacgggctTTATTGATctatcaaaatgattatcgtatcaaaaattttgcaccgggacgtgtacgggtcaaaccgtactccggatcgaaaaagttaaaatacaaaaaatgtctggaattatcatattaggttaggaaggagtttttcgaagatttttgggttgtaaaaacgtaaaaacggttggagttggacgattcccgattttataaaatagttttgtaattattcagaaaataaataataaattcataaatcattataaaatcatataacaattcAAAAATTACAAggaaaatatcataattatctatattttattctggacataataaaattaaaatactcatatcttatcacatataaacatctaaatattaatatcaatcatcagataattcaccaaaaaatcacataataatcacataataattatttattgataaaaataattacaagcTATGCCCCGGATATTACAGTGTTGGTGTtacttttttttccttttttctaCTAACATCTTCGCTGGATAATTTGAAGATTCAAATGATAAGTATACATAAATTTATTGGAATAAATGTGAGTTTTCTTACCATATCTTATGTGCGGGTACCCCTTCATGGAGTAAGCACTCTGTATATCACGTGTACGCCATTATCTCTAATATATCGAAACTATCCCATACAACAATCATTTTCTGCATTATTTTCTTTTGTATGCTCTTACATGCGCtttcacagataatgattttCTCTCAGTAACGCCACATgcaaattaataaataatttatggACTGGTCACAAATTGGTATGACATATTTAATTGATACGACACTAAATTTGTCATTTTTGCTTGGCATTTTGAATGTAACCATCCTTATTCAGCAATTTGAATCGGCCTTCCTTTTCATATTTCACCTATAAAATAACGTGATTTTGTGATCAAATTTCTCACATATAATTATTgtatatcattattattattttgtattattattattattattattattattgttgttgttgttgttgttgttttgaAGCTGGATTGTTGTATTAATTCATCAAACTCTCACTAACAAGGTGCTCCAACACAGACTGTGGAGGAGTCATAATATCAATAAAGCAATTAACTTCACAAGGTACTCTAGCAACTAAATGAGCTACCTTGTTTGCTTGCTTTCTAACAAAAGAAACCAAAATGTCTCTACGTTCATCCAATAATCTACGACATTCTTGAAATATCACACCAACCTCCAAGTAATTCTCTAATGCACTATTAAGAGCTTGGACTGTGTTTAGTGAATCACTCTCAATATCCACATTATGCATGCCCAATGAATTAATCCACCTGGTTACTTCCAACGCTTCAATGGCTTCTGCTTCTATTACCGGAACTACACCTGCAAACATGGGAGTTCTTGCCCTGATGAACTTACCTTCATCGTCCTTAAGAATTAAACCACATGAGAACCATGAAAATTCTGCAATCACATGTTCATCAATATTAACCTTCATAAGACCTTCACTTGGTGGATACCATTTGACCACTATAGCCTCAGTATACTGCACAAAGACTTTGTTTCTTGAGAGTTTCAGATGCTGACTATCTCTCCATTATTTCACTTGAAGAACACTCCACTGTATtatgttgtacaagacatgcatgtactataacaagacaGTCAAATTTACAGCCCTAggaattagttgtatgataatctaaatttgcaTTTTCTATTGTATTCTTGAGTCTGTAATAATATCAAAGATTAAATTGGactatttttctgtaaacagtctcaaacttaagaataaactctggaagaagatcgagaagatcatgcctcagagaaattgtgaagaagcttggagttaaataaatttgtTTTGGGAAATATATTatgtcaagatatctacaagtcacggatcaagtcatatagagaagtcattcgaggactccagaatgacttatcaagaagtccaaaatagcttatagagaagtctaagagatatcgacaatcAAAAATGAACATatggagattggagatatcgaaaagtcaaattatcattagagatctcagagatatctacaagtcaaaagGTAAATAGAGATCTCtaatatatcgataagtcatttctacatgcagaaatttggagacctcgacaagccaagttcacttatagagaactctgagacctcgacaagttaaaacacttatagagaactaagagatttCGATAAgacattatacttatcgagatgttagttctctatagttcaaactggagatctcaatatgaagctcaagtacagaatgcagataagttatatattcaagattaacaatcaacaaatgatctaatcacttagattgaaaagtctacaaaagcagcttgaagagtacaagatcaaaggctaacattaactgacaaaggaaagtcacagatcaACAGGATTTGCAAATATATACTAAGCcaaaatggaaagctttagagataacttaaagtagggtttagtacattctattgtatgctgtgtaaacctgtgtttactaatctataaagtaaatactggTCTTTTGTTTTTAATAGTATCAAACATATCtaaaatttcttgtaactctctcaaggaagaagctgagttctttacttacaaaaaacctaggatttgtagcaaaacactagcttgattttaaaacaaaattaagtgagttttgaaatattgtgtgcactatttattttcagttaacataatattgctgtatttcttatctgctttgttcaccaacTAACAAACATCCAAACcgccttaaaaatatccaaaacacattcaccccctgtgaTGTATTCATTaactaacaagtggtatcagagaaaaatatGAAAGCAAACTGATTAAGGATCTTAGAAGAATGAATACACGGAAGAttagtagtatcaagattcctgcctttgacagatctaactacacattatggaaaaagaaaatgttgttgtttataaagATGGCTAATCCATTATATGTTTAGATTCTCAAAATTGGCCCTTTCACCCCCATGGAAAGAGTTGAAGAATCTATAGATGGTGACAttgttattccagctcattatgctcctaaagatccttcacagtatactgaacctgaaagggagaaagtctctctggatagtggcttgcaactaattttaatagagtcacttgacaatttaatgtataataatattatcaactgtgacatagccaaacagatctgggagaagatagaaattctgtgtgagggaacagaggaagttagatcaaacTAAAGGAGGATTTTggtatctcagtatgagggtttcaaGGATAAACTtaaagaaagtataactgatgtttttgaaagattcaataagctaattaatgacttgcagcttcatgacaaatactatgaggctgaggaggttaacctgaagtttttgctcacccttcctgaccatttggaacagaagatctcagctataagagaagggagagacttaaatagaatgacactggaggttttatatggtatcttaaaaacctatgaactggaaatgattcaaagaaagcctttaagagctggtcaagggctcattgttgatggatcaagtgctCTAGTGGTTAATGACATCCATTCATTTGATGATGAACAAGAAATCCAGACTCCAGTTGTCTCAAACAATTATCAACAGAACAAAGAACCacagaagcaagttattcttgaacttgaagatGATGGATTTTATACCTtagatgaactggatgagttagatcagtccatggcttacttggcaaGAAAATTCTTAAACATTAGAGTAAAaaagccaaagttcttcaaaaataagggacaaacatccaacaaggacaacagctggaaaggaaaagcaCAGTATAACTCTAgaagcaaaaatggttacaaaacaggatctgttgacagatcaaagatcaggtgcttcaattgtgatgaattgggccattttgctacaaaatgtagaaagccaaagaaagtgaaaaagaCAAGGCTTATCTCAAATCAGAGgcaaagtatgaggctcttctaagaaagcaacagggtaagcttatattgcagaaggatAGAGTTGGGATAATTCtaaaaatgatgaagatgaggaagtaggaaattatgcactcatggccttggagcaagaagagtcatcctcatcaaaaataaaggtaccaactcttaccaccattgatttaaatgaaatcaacataaggaaactgttgaaaagatgagcatagaaatattccacatccatactagcatggtagcaactactgaggaggtcagtaggttatctaaagctaatgagaagcttgagagtgagaaacaaAAGTTTGACCTACTGTTTGTGGAGCTTGAGACAGTCAAGTAAgaaaaatgaatatctaaagaacaagctgaagtgtgctacTGAGATggaagctgtgttgagggagaagctagagaagaatgaagtaaaactgaaatcattcagaaatgcatctcaATATAGTTGGttagtaccatgagaaaaacaagccatgtgttaacatagctattggcttggattatgatgcattgaacatCAACAGGAAATTTGAAGATGATAAGGGAAAAGCAACTGCAAGtaaagatgtcccagctatgctgagaaaggttggttcatatatatttaaagtatgtgaagtaaatttcagtgaagaagagttgatcataaagcaagaaattgctgataaGGACAATGAAAAGGAATGTACAGAAATAAATTTAACTTCTAAagctgagaagaagcccatggttgATCAAACTCCCATGAATCCAGTCAAGGGAATttaaaactgaagatgcaagaaagaagaagaaaaaaagaaatggaaatattgggataaacaaaagcaacaactttgcatttgttgctgatgctcctagaaaacaATGTCAGAAATATGGCTCTACAAATCAtttaactcacctttgtaaaaagactgttagtgagccaagattgggagcatgcaagtatgGTGAAGCAAAGACTAACGATCCCTATTTcttttgtgataagtttgattacattccttgcaatatgaaagtaatgacaagttgccatAAGCTAAGAGTAGACCTTAAGGAAATCAATATTGGATATGCAGCCAAAAAGGAACATGCAAATCAAGCAATGAACAGCATTATTTTTGaatcaactcattctaattctgcacattctgttaacaagaagaaagtacctaacactgcttgggtagcgAATAACACTcaatcctcattgtgtgcagggaaaaatgaagaaagtcatatagatcatagacagtggatgctcaagacatatgacaggtgatatggccctgctatcacagtttgaggatatggatggcccattagtgacttttggagataacagcaaaggtttcacaatgggatatggcaaattaatttctataaatgttatcattgaagatgtagcattggttgatggtttggaagtaaatctcctaagtgttagtcaattcacAAATAGAGGATTTAATGTTAAATTTAacaaaggagaatgcttaatcatcagcaaaaagactaatgaagttgctctaaaaaaagtaagaaaaggaagcttatttgttgcagacttgaactcagcaaatgaggatggaatttgttgcttctacaccaaggcatctgaagaacaaagcaagttgtggcataaaaagctctctcacttgaattagaaagcaatcaatactctagtaaAAAAtaagttagtgagagacatgccaaatctggagtttgctcaaaatgaagtctgtgaagcttgtcgaaaaggaaaaatgaataaatcaagtcacaagagtaaagTTGTGAATTCCACAAGTGCACatttacaacttattcacatggacttatttggaccaattaatgtcttatcaattttaagaaagaaatatgcatttgtgatggtggatgactactcaagatacacatgggtagaatttatacactctaaagatgaaactccacacatcataattgaacacatcaagatGATTGAGAAACAGGCTggagatcagaattgtgtgaaaagattgaggagtgacaatagcacagaattcagaaatataactttaactgaattctgcaaagataaATGCTTTGTTCAGGAATTCTCAGCAACTAGGACACCTCAATAGAATggtgttgttgaaaggaaaaatagaacattagtggaggctgctagaacaatgctataagatgccaagttgccaactattttttgggaagaagttgtcaatactgcatgctacactcaaaacagatatctcattaacaacaatcttggaaaatcaccctactcaatcttattcAAAAGAAatcctactgtgaagcatcttcatatgtttggaagcaagtATTATGTTcagaaagacaactctgaatatgtgggaaaatttgactctaaagtgtttgaagcaatttttctgtgATATTCATTGGAGAAAATTGCCAATAAAGcctatgtgcttgaacaaaagaaaattatggaaagcacatatgtaacttttgatgatgacaagtgtccatatttggaatgccttgatgaaaatgaagctgagaccctgaaatttgaaaatctcaacattgatagtgattctgaggatgaagctgaagtcaacacaaatcaccgaatgaatgaagagtcaactgaacaagtgaatcatgagaatagaagctcatctcaaacacctgaatttgatagcacaaactcatagggagaaagagaagaaggtttTGCAAGTCATGTCagtggtgaagaaaatgcagaaaactcatgtcaacaaactcacaccaggaagtgggatatgagtcacataagagaagtaattattggtgatccaaccATTGGAGTGAGGACtaaaagtgcaactgcaaatgaatgttttcatgcatgttttctttcacaagttaagcccaagaaaactgaggaagctctacttgatgctgattggatatctgctatgcaagaggagctaaatcactttgaaagaaacaaagtttgggaattggttcctgcaccaaagaacagaagtgtaattggaacaaagtgggtgtacaggaacaaaatggatgaacatggaattgtcaccagaaacaaagcaaggttggttgcaaaaggctactcacaggaggaaggaattgactatgatgaaacttttgctccagttgcaagtcTTGAAGCAATACAGATTTTTCTTGCATTTattgcacattcaaatttcaaggtatatcaaatggatgtgaagagtgcattccttaatggtgagttggaagaagaagtttatatgcaacagccacctggctttgaagatccagaatttctagATTTTGTGTACAAGCCACTCAAGGCTCTCTACGGACTAAAggaagcacctagagcttggtatgacacagtgtcagaattttttcttaaacaaggattcactagaggtacaataGAAAAAACTCTCTTCCTCAAACAATATGGtaatgatatgatcctagttcagatctatgtagatgatatcatatttggttcta from Apium graveolens cultivar Ventura chromosome 5, ASM990537v1, whole genome shotgun sequence includes the following:
- the LOC141660906 gene encoding uncharacterized protein LOC141660906, translated to MKVNIDEHVIAEFSWFSCGLILKDDEGKFIRARTPMFAGVVPVIEAEAIEALEVTRWINSLGMHNVDIESDSLNTVQALNSALENYLEVGVIFQECRRLLDERRDILVSFVRKQANKVAHLVARVPCEVNCFIDIMTPPQSVLEHLVSESLMN